In Rhodospirillales bacterium, a single window of DNA contains:
- a CDS encoding methionine adenosyltransferase, whose product MARSNYLFTSESVSEGHPDKVCDRISDAVVDAYLGADPDARVACETLTTTNLIVIVGEVRGPHGIVEQVEALARGAVRAIGYEQDGFHWKNAEVHVRLHEQSRDIARGVDAAGNKAEGAGDQGIMFGHACRETDALMPAPIHLSHRILKRLAEVRHDGTEPLLGPDSKSQVTLAYENGKPVRATSVVVSTQHDASLDQDQVREIVRPHVEAVLPAGWMCGEDAFYVNPTGSFVIGGPDGDAGLTGRKIVVDTYGGAAPHGGGAFSGKDPSKVDRSAAYACRYLAKNVVAAELAERCTIQVSYAIGVTDPLSVHVDTHGTGQCDEVRLEAALRDVMDLGPRGIRDHLGLDRAIYERTAAYGHFGRDVEADGGFSWEKVDLADALKSAVG is encoded by the coding sequence GTGGCCCGAAGCAACTATCTGTTCACCAGCGAATCGGTCTCCGAAGGCCATCCCGACAAGGTCTGCGACCGCATTTCGGACGCCGTGGTCGATGCCTATCTCGGGGCCGATCCCGATGCGCGGGTCGCCTGCGAGACACTGACCACCACGAACCTGATCGTCATCGTCGGCGAGGTCCGGGGACCGCATGGCATCGTCGAACAGGTCGAGGCGCTGGCGCGCGGCGCGGTCAGGGCGATCGGCTACGAACAGGACGGGTTCCACTGGAAGAACGCCGAGGTTCACGTCAGACTTCACGAGCAGTCGCGCGACATTGCCCGGGGCGTCGACGCCGCCGGCAACAAGGCCGAGGGTGCCGGCGACCAAGGCATCATGTTCGGCCATGCCTGCCGCGAGACCGATGCGCTCATGCCCGCGCCGATCCACCTTTCGCATCGCATTCTCAAGCGCCTGGCCGAGGTCCGCCACGACGGCACCGAGCCGCTTCTGGGCCCCGATTCCAAGAGCCAGGTGACGCTCGCCTATGAAAACGGCAAGCCCGTGCGTGCCACCTCGGTGGTTGTCTCGACACAGCACGACGCCAGCCTCGATCAGGACCAGGTCAGGGAGATCGTCCGGCCCCATGTCGAGGCGGTGCTGCCCGCAGGCTGGATGTGCGGGGAAGACGCGTTCTACGTGAACCCCACCGGCAGTTTCGTGATCGGCGGTCCCGACGGTGACGCCGGCCTGACCGGGCGCAAGATTGTCGTCGACACCTATGGCGGCGCGGCACCGCATGGCGGCGGTGCCTTCTCGGGCAAGGACCCGTCGAAGGTCGATCGTTCGGCGGCCTACGCCTGCCGTTACCTCGCCAAGAACGTGGTCGCCGCCGAGCTCGCCGAGCGCTGCACGATCCAGGTATCCTATGCCATCGGCGTGACCGATCCGCTGTCGGTCCATGTCGATACCCATGGCACCGGACAGTGCGACGAAGTGAGGCTTGAGGCGGCGCTGCGGGACGTGATGGATCTCGGCCCGCGCGGCATTCGCGATCATCTCGGCCTCGACCGGGCGATCTACGAGCGCACCGCCGCCTATGGCCACTTCGGACGCGACGTCGAGGCGGATGGCGGGTTCTCGTGGGAGAAGGTGGATCTCGCCGATGCGCTGAAGAGCGCCGTCGGCTGA
- the trpS gene encoding tryptophan--tRNA ligase: protein MNRVFSGIQPTGSLHLGNYLGALRRFVAMQDEFDCIYCIVDLHAITMPCDPGALRHATREAAAGFLAAGLDPERCIMFNQSQCPMHTRLGWMLSCLTPLGWLNRMTQFKEKAGKKRDHASLGLYGYPVLQAADILGFRATHVPVGEDQKQHLELSRDIAGAFNRRFGVDFFPLPEPVIAGEATRVMSLRDGTRKMSKSDESDYSRINLTDDRDTIARKFRKARTDSEPGVTDDPENRPEASNLIAIYAALADSSRQAVVDEFASARFSDFKERLTELAVEKLGPVGEEMKRLAADPGHVDAVLRDGAARARSIAEPIQAEVEEIMGFLKP from the coding sequence ATGAATCGGGTGTTTTCCGGCATCCAGCCGACCGGCAGCCTGCATCTCGGCAACTATCTCGGCGCGCTCCGGCGCTTCGTGGCGATGCAGGACGAGTTCGACTGCATCTATTGCATTGTCGATCTGCACGCGATCACCATGCCCTGCGATCCCGGAGCGTTGCGCCATGCCACGCGGGAGGCGGCGGCGGGCTTTCTGGCCGCCGGTCTCGATCCTGAGCGCTGCATCATGTTCAACCAGAGCCAATGCCCGATGCACACGCGGCTCGGCTGGATGCTGTCCTGCCTGACGCCGCTGGGCTGGCTCAACCGGATGACCCAGTTCAAGGAGAAGGCCGGAAAGAAGCGCGATCATGCGAGCCTCGGCCTCTACGGCTATCCCGTGCTTCAGGCCGCCGACATTCTTGGGTTTCGCGCCACCCATGTGCCGGTGGGCGAGGACCAGAAGCAGCACCTGGAGCTGAGCCGCGACATCGCCGGAGCGTTCAACCGCCGCTTCGGCGTCGATTTCTTCCCGCTGCCCGAACCGGTGATCGCGGGCGAGGCAACGCGGGTGATGAGCCTGCGCGACGGCACCAGGAAGATGTCGAAATCGGACGAGAGCGACTATTCGCGTATCAACCTGACCGACGACCGCGACACCATCGCACGCAAGTTCCGCAAGGCCCGCACCGACAGCGAACCCGGCGTGACCGACGATCCGGAGAACCGTCCCGAGGCCTCGAACCTGATCGCGATCTACGCCGCCCTGGCCGACAGCAGCCGCCAGGCGGTGGTCGACGAATTTGCCTCGGCCCGGTTCAGCGACTTCAAGGAACGGCTCACCGAGCTTGCCGTCGAGAAACTCGGCCCGGTCGGCGAGGAGATGAAACGGCTGGCCGCCGATCCCGGCCATGTCGACGCTGTGCTGCGTGACGGCGCGGCGCGGGCACGCAGCATCGCCGAACCGATCCAGGCCGAGGTCGAGGAGATCATGGGGTTTCTCAAGCCCTGA
- a CDS encoding HlyC/CorC family transporter, which produces MADRSPGSPTPASTGFGGWLRKLIGGRNGESLRETVEEMLDEDEEDGSTLSATERAMLANLLAFGELRVDDVMVPRADVIAVDEQAALDDVVELVRREGHSRLPVYRETLDDPIGMIHVRDLLDHWGAEPPGAPLSAITRHVLFVPPSMPVVDLLIRMRTSRTHMALVVDEFGGIDGLATIEDLVEPIVGEIRDEHDTDDGDLLSERPGGIIEAHARAPVDELERMTGCDLLNDEKEEDIETVGGLVYAMLGRIPSRGELITHRSGLGFEVVDADPRRIKRLRVRRGAGRA; this is translated from the coding sequence ATGGCCGATCGATCACCCGGTTCCCCGACCCCTGCGAGCACCGGCTTCGGCGGCTGGCTGCGCAAGCTGATCGGCGGACGCAACGGCGAAAGCCTGCGCGAGACGGTCGAGGAGATGCTCGACGAGGACGAGGAGGACGGCTCGACACTCTCGGCCACAGAACGCGCGATGCTGGCCAACCTGCTGGCGTTCGGCGAACTCCGGGTTGACGACGTCATGGTTCCGCGCGCCGATGTCATCGCCGTCGATGAGCAGGCGGCGCTCGACGATGTCGTCGAACTGGTGCGGCGGGAGGGTCATTCCAGGCTGCCGGTCTACCGTGAGACGCTCGACGATCCGATTGGCATGATCCACGTCCGCGACCTGCTCGACCACTGGGGTGCGGAGCCGCCGGGAGCGCCGCTCAGCGCCATCACACGACACGTGCTCTTCGTGCCGCCGTCGATGCCGGTGGTCGACCTGCTGATCAGGATGCGGACCTCGCGCACCCATATGGCGCTGGTGGTCGACGAGTTCGGCGGGATCGACGGGCTCGCCACCATCGAGGACCTGGTCGAGCCGATCGTCGGCGAGATACGGGACGAGCACGATACCGACGACGGCGACCTGCTGAGCGAACGGCCGGGCGGCATCATCGAGGCCCATGCCCGGGCACCGGTCGACGAACTCGAACGGATGACCGGCTGCGATCTTCTGAACGACGAGAAGGAAGAGGACATCGAGACCGTCGGCGGTCTGGTCTACGCCATGCTCGGGCGCATTCCCTCGCGCGGCGAGCTGATCACGCACAGGAGCGGCCTGGGGTTCGAGGTCGTCGATGCCGATCCGCGGCGGATCAAACGGCTGCGGGTCCGGCGTGGTGCAGGCCGCGCCTGA
- the lnt gene encoding apolipoprotein N-acyltransferase, giving the protein MPIRGGSNGCGSGVVQAAPDPASAGRLETLPARLAALRSWRRALVLGLLGALTAAALPPFHILPAALVGFTGLVWILDGAGASRRALFDGWFFGIGWALAGFSWIANALLVDADRFGWLYPVALLAIGAGFGVFPAVAALAARLVPAGAPRIVALGIAWLVLEWVRSWILTGFPWNLMGTALAVSDAMIQPAAWGGPWLLSAIVLAAALAPAFAAREGALTPKRVMAGLGVSVGLLAATWAAGTWRLSSAGPEAATGPVIRIVQPAIAQADKWRSTLYQSHLATHLALSLSQPAGETPAVIVWPEAAVPHSLLRAPETTARLAAVAPDRGHLLIGAVRIERDAEGILRPYNSLLAFDAGGLVDSYDKHHLVPFGEYVPGRGILPVERIAPGGVDFVPGPGPSVMHLDSAPSFAPLICYEVIFPAGIVGDRGRPAWLLNVTNDAWYGHSTGPYQHFVAARMRAVEQGLPLVRAANTGISGAIDARGRVVASLPLGHRGVLDLVLPGPLPEPTLHARIGDGSLAGLVFLGAAGLVWTLRGRKAAGGRAGGRAALASPGRSG; this is encoded by the coding sequence ATGCCGATCCGCGGCGGATCAAACGGCTGCGGGTCCGGCGTGGTGCAGGCCGCGCCTGATCCGGCGAGCGCCGGGCGGCTGGAGACCCTGCCGGCCCGCCTTGCAGCGCTGCGATCCTGGCGGCGCGCCCTGGTGCTCGGCCTGCTCGGTGCCCTGACCGCCGCCGCCCTGCCACCGTTCCACATCCTGCCGGCGGCACTGGTCGGCTTCACGGGGCTGGTCTGGATCCTCGACGGTGCGGGCGCAAGCCGGCGGGCGTTGTTCGACGGCTGGTTCTTCGGTATCGGCTGGGCGCTGGCGGGGTTCTCCTGGATCGCCAACGCCCTGCTGGTCGATGCCGATCGCTTCGGCTGGCTCTATCCCGTCGCGCTGCTGGCCATCGGGGCGGGGTTCGGCGTGTTCCCTGCCGTCGCCGCCCTGGCCGCCCGCCTCGTCCCAGCGGGTGCCCCGCGGATCGTCGCGCTCGGCATCGCCTGGCTCGTTCTCGAATGGGTACGAAGCTGGATCCTCACCGGATTCCCCTGGAACCTGATGGGGACCGCGCTGGCCGTCTCCGACGCCATGATCCAGCCGGCGGCCTGGGGCGGGCCCTGGTTGCTGAGCGCCATTGTCCTGGCCGCGGCGCTGGCGCCCGCCTTTGCCGCCCGCGAGGGTGCCCTGACACCTAAGCGTGTCATGGCTGGCCTGGGCGTCTCGGTCGGGCTCCTGGCGGCCACTTGGGCGGCTGGAACATGGCGCCTTTCGAGCGCCGGACCCGAGGCGGCCACGGGACCGGTCATCCGCATCGTCCAGCCGGCCATCGCGCAGGCCGACAAATGGCGCAGCACCCTCTACCAATCGCATCTTGCGACGCATCTCGCCCTGAGTCTCTCGCAACCTGCGGGCGAAACGCCGGCCGTCATCGTCTGGCCCGAGGCTGCGGTGCCGCACAGCCTCCTGCGCGCGCCCGAAACGACCGCCCGGCTGGCCGCCGTCGCGCCGGACCGGGGCCATCTCCTGATCGGTGCCGTACGCATCGAGCGCGACGCCGAGGGTATCCTAAGACCCTACAACAGCCTTCTGGCGTTCGATGCCGGGGGGCTCGTCGACAGCTATGACAAGCACCATCTCGTGCCCTTCGGCGAGTATGTTCCGGGCCGCGGTATCCTGCCGGTCGAGAGGATCGCGCCCGGCGGTGTCGATTTTGTCCCGGGCCCCGGCCCGAGCGTCATGCACCTCGATTCTGCGCCGTCTTTCGCACCCCTGATCTGTTACGAGGTGATCTTTCCGGCCGGGATCGTCGGCGACCGGGGCCGACCGGCATGGCTCCTGAATGTCACCAACGATGCCTGGTACGGCCATTCGACCGGGCCCTACCAGCACTTCGTCGCCGCGCGTATGCGGGCGGTCGAGCAGGGCCTCCCGCTTGTACGCGCGGCCAACACCGGCATCAGCGGGGCGATCGACGCCCGGGGCCGTGTCGTCGCGAGCTTGCCGCTGGGCCACCGCGGCGTGCTCGACCTCGTCCTTCCCGGCCCGCTTCCCGAACCCACGCTCCATGCCCGAATCGGCGACGGGTCGCTCGCGGGACTTGTCTTTCTCGGCGCGGCCGGGCTGGTCTGGACCTTGCGGGGGCGCAAGGCTGCGGGTGGGCGAGCGGGCGGGCGGGCGGCGCTGGCATCGCCGGGTCGATCGGGTTAG
- the trmB gene encoding tRNA (guanosine(46)-N7)-methyltransferase TrmB, with the protein MTEPRSAAGPDRRHKGRRKGHALSARRQALVDTLLPRLRPALGGEGAVDLRGPLPGHDRLWLEVGFGGGEHLAWQAGANPDVTMIGAEPFLNGVASLLAHVDDGGLDNVRILDSDVRPLLDALPEASLERIVVLFPDPWPKTRHHKRRIVNRETARRFAALLADGGELRLATDIMDHARWMMAAVWPLDDLVWQARGPDDWRIRPDDWPETRYEAKARRAGRASVFLRFRRRPRAMSAVSPVRA; encoded by the coding sequence ATGACCGAGCCCCGTTCCGCCGCGGGTCCGGACCGCCGGCACAAGGGCCGGCGCAAGGGCCATGCCCTCTCGGCACGCCGTCAGGCGCTGGTCGATACGCTGCTGCCGCGCCTGCGCCCGGCGCTCGGCGGCGAGGGTGCGGTCGATCTGCGCGGCCCTCTGCCGGGTCACGACCGGCTGTGGCTCGAGGTCGGCTTCGGTGGCGGCGAACATCTGGCCTGGCAGGCCGGGGCCAATCCCGATGTCACCATGATCGGCGCGGAGCCGTTCCTCAACGGTGTCGCGAGCCTGCTGGCCCATGTCGATGACGGGGGCCTCGACAATGTGCGCATCCTCGACAGCGACGTCCGGCCCCTGCTCGACGCCCTGCCCGAGGCAAGCCTTGAACGGATCGTCGTGCTTTTCCCCGATCCCTGGCCCAAGACACGGCACCACAAGCGCAGGATCGTCAATCGCGAGACGGCGCGCCGGTTTGCCGCGCTGCTGGCCGATGGCGGCGAGCTTCGGCTGGCCACCGACATCATGGACCATGCCCGGTGGATGATGGCAGCGGTCTGGCCGCTCGACGATCTCGTCTGGCAGGCGCGCGGGCCCGACGACTGGCGCATCCGCCCCGACGACTGGCCCGAAACCCGGTACGAAGCCAAGGCGCGGCGCGCGGGTCGGGCATCGGTCTTTCTCAGGTTTCGCCGTCGGCCCCGGGCCATGTCGGCGGTCTCGCCGGTCAGGGCTTGA
- a CDS encoding sulfotransferase domain-containing protein — MGRILWLASYPKSGNTWVRVFLANLLIGDGNAPVALDRLGEATLSESGTTGFARFDDRPWTEWSHDDIAAMRPRVQERIASTGDGAVPVKTHSAFVMAKGAPVINMAVTSGVVYIVRNPLDVAISYADHQGLGVDAIIGIMATDMFRTPTNEHNVFEVMGSWTQHVRSWTGSSSPMLHIMRYEDMLADPEPVFTRLVSFMRIGADDAAVRRAVDLSSFDRVRAQETSEGFRERTPAQAHFFRSGKAGQWRDRLTRDQVARIVGDHREQMARFGYCPGDEAT, encoded by the coding sequence ATGGGCAGGATTCTCTGGCTCGCAAGCTATCCGAAATCGGGCAACACCTGGGTTCGCGTCTTCCTCGCCAACCTCCTGATCGGCGACGGCAACGCACCGGTCGCGCTCGACCGCCTCGGCGAGGCCACCCTCTCGGAATCCGGCACGACCGGCTTCGCCCGGTTCGACGACCGGCCCTGGACGGAATGGAGCCATGACGACATCGCGGCCATGCGCCCCAGGGTTCAGGAGCGGATCGCCTCGACCGGCGACGGCGCGGTGCCGGTCAAGACGCACTCGGCCTTCGTCATGGCCAAAGGCGCACCGGTGATCAACATGGCGGTGACATCAGGGGTGGTCTATATCGTCCGCAATCCGCTCGATGTCGCCATCAGCTACGCCGACCACCAGGGTCTCGGCGTCGATGCCATCATCGGGATCATGGCGACCGACATGTTCCGCACGCCGACCAACGAACACAACGTCTTCGAGGTCATGGGAAGCTGGACCCAGCACGTCCGAAGCTGGACCGGCAGTTCGAGCCCGATGCTCCACATCATGCGCTATGAGGACATGCTGGCCGATCCGGAACCTGTCTTCACGCGCCTCGTGTCCTTCATGCGTATCGGGGCCGATGACGCCGCCGTGCGCCGGGCGGTCGATCTCAGCAGCTTCGACCGGGTGCGCGCCCAGGAGACATCGGAGGGGTTCCGCGAACGCACACCCGCCCAGGCGCACTTCTTCCGCTCGGGCAAGGCCGGCCAGTGGCGCGACCGGCTGACACGCGACCAGGTGGCGCGGATCGTCGGCGACCATCGCGAGCAGATGGCGCGCTTCGGCTACTGTCCCGGGGATGAGGCGACATGA
- a CDS encoding sulfotransferase domain-containing protein — translation MGIPVFAWDREEDPLGRAMGRIVWIASYPKSGNTWTRAFLHNLFRDPASSWDINRMLLLSSNEAAIAHYTALDPRPWTEWSHDDVAAMRPRVHRNIAASKPHTVFCKTHVHVGHVRGFPTINVEVTAGAVYLLRNPLDVVESYALHQGLTLDRTVEMMTMENFETPNSESHVNEPMGSWSQHVESWTGRPSPGLHIMRYEDMLARPLKAFGDLVTFLQLKTPRDRIARAVKNSGFRVLQHQEQKYGFYEKTPAQDRFFRSGKAGGWKDVLSDDQVAAICDANREQMARFGYLPERYA, via the coding sequence ATGGGGATCCCCGTGTTCGCTTGGGATCGGGAGGAAGACCCTCTGGGGCGCGCCATGGGCCGGATTGTCTGGATTGCGAGCTACCCGAAGTCGGGCAACACGTGGACCCGTGCCTTTCTGCACAACCTCTTTCGCGATCCCGCATCGTCCTGGGACATCAACAGGATGCTGCTGCTGTCGTCGAACGAGGCGGCAATCGCCCACTATACCGCGCTCGATCCACGGCCCTGGACGGAATGGAGCCATGACGATGTTGCGGCCATGCGCCCCCGGGTGCATCGCAACATCGCGGCCTCGAAGCCGCACACGGTGTTCTGCAAGACCCATGTCCATGTCGGCCATGTCCGCGGCTTTCCGACGATCAACGTCGAGGTCACGGCGGGTGCCGTCTATCTCCTGCGCAATCCGCTCGATGTGGTGGAGTCCTACGCCCTTCATCAGGGTCTCACACTCGACCGGACGGTCGAGATGATGACGATGGAGAACTTCGAGACACCGAACTCCGAAAGCCATGTCAACGAGCCGATGGGAAGCTGGTCCCAGCATGTCGAGAGCTGGACGGGCCGACCCAGCCCGGGGCTTCACATCATGCGCTACGAGGACATGCTGGCCCGGCCATTGAAGGCGTTCGGCGATCTCGTGACATTCCTGCAGCTGAAAACGCCCCGGGACCGCATCGCGCGTGCGGTGAAGAACTCCGGGTTCAGGGTGCTGCAACACCAGGAGCAGAAATACGGCTTCTATGAGAAGACGCCTGCCCAGGATCGCTTCTTCCGCTCGGGCAAGGCCGGCGGCTGGAAGGACGTGCTGAGCGACGACCAGGTCGCGGCCATCTGCGATGCCAACCGCGAGCAGATGGCGCGCTTCGGCTACCTGCCGGAGCGGTACGCGTGA
- a CDS encoding sulfotransferase domain-containing protein gives MGRIVWLASYPKSGNTWMRAFLHHLFRNPSRPLPLNALGGGGLTTSESKPDLYAALDSRPLADIPREERDRLRLRVHAAIAGSVPGNIFCKTHASVLMLRNCETIDMSVSAGAICMVRNPLDVAISFADFQGIGIDAAISAMGTRNFELRDAAGIDHPLGSWSQNVESWTGRPNPALHAVRYEDMLADARKAFGAVARFLGLAATPSRIGKAVTFSSFRELRRQEDRTGFNERSPAQERFFRSGTAGGWRATLTDDQVARIVGDHREQMTRFGYVPDGC, from the coding sequence ATGGGCAGGATCGTCTGGCTGGCCAGCTACCCCAAGTCCGGCAACACCTGGATGCGGGCTTTCCTGCATCACCTCTTCCGCAATCCCTCGCGCCCCCTGCCGCTCAACGCGCTCGGCGGCGGAGGGCTGACGACATCGGAATCGAAGCCCGACCTCTACGCGGCCCTCGACTCCAGACCGCTTGCCGATATCCCCCGGGAGGAGCGCGACCGCCTGCGCCTGCGCGTGCACGCGGCGATTGCCGGTTCGGTTCCGGGCAACATCTTCTGCAAGACCCATGCCTCGGTGCTCATGCTGCGCAACTGCGAAACGATCGACATGAGCGTGTCGGCGGGCGCAATCTGCATGGTTCGCAACCCGCTCGACGTGGCAATCTCCTTCGCCGACTTTCAGGGCATCGGAATCGATGCGGCGATCTCGGCCATGGGCACCCGGAACTTCGAGCTGCGCGACGCCGCCGGCATCGACCACCCGCTCGGCAGCTGGTCGCAGAATGTCGAAAGCTGGACCGGGCGGCCCAACCCCGCGCTCCATGCCGTCCGCTACGAGGACATGCTGGCCGATGCCCGCAAGGCCTTCGGCGCGGTAGCCCGCTTCCTCGGCCTCGCCGCCACCCCGTCGCGCATCGGCAAGGCGGTCACGTTCTCGTCGTTCCGGGAACTGCGCCGGCAGGAAGACAGGACGGGCTTCAACGAACGCTCGCCCGCGCAGGAGCGCTTCTTCCGCAGCGGCACCGCCGGCGGCTGGCGCGCCACCCTGACCGACGACCAGGTTGCGCGGATCGTCGGCGACCATCGCGAACAGATGACCCGCTTCGGCTACGTGCCGGACGGCTGCTAG
- a CDS encoding helix-turn-helix transcriptional regulator translates to MASNPNPIDIHVGGRVRLRRTLLGMSQETLAEALGLTFQQVQKYERGANRIGSSRLFKLSQILDVPVDFFFDAMAEETARAGGAAPPDSRPEDPSGPDALTRRETLELVRAYYRIPDDRLRRRVYELVKAAGPKDGPKDSPKDRLQTD, encoded by the coding sequence ATGGCAAGCAACCCCAATCCGATCGACATTCATGTCGGTGGCCGCGTACGGCTGCGCCGCACGCTGCTCGGCATGAGTCAGGAGACGCTGGCAGAGGCTCTGGGACTGACGTTCCAGCAGGTCCAGAAGTATGAACGCGGGGCAAACCGCATCGGTTCGAGCCGCCTGTTCAAGCTGTCGCAGATTCTCGACGTTCCGGTCGATTTCTTCTTCGACGCCATGGCCGAGGAGACCGCGCGGGCGGGCGGTGCAGCGCCGCCGGACAGCCGGCCCGAGGATCCGTCCGGACCGGATGCACTGACCAGGCGCGAGACGCTGGAACTGGTCCGCGCGTACTATCGCATTCCCGACGACAGGCTGCGGCGCAGGGTGTACGAACTGGTCAAGGCCGCCGGACCGAAAGACGGACCGAAAGACAGCCCGAAGGACAGATTGCAGACCGACTGA
- a CDS encoding YggS family pyridoxal phosphate-dependent enzyme, with amino-acid sequence MSDVDVAANLAAVKTGIADAAGNAARAAGDITLVAVSKTHDAARIRPALEAGHRTYGENRVQEARGKWPALKAACPDLELHLIGPLQTNKAEDAVALFDAIESVDRPRLVRALARAMEKTGRRPACFIQVNTGEEAQKAGCLPAGADALVAEARGAGLDVRGLMCIPPFDDEPSLHFALLADIARRNGLAGLSMGMSGDYETAVIFGATHVRVGTAIFGARPQPPA; translated from the coding sequence ATGAGCGACGTCGATGTCGCCGCCAATCTTGCCGCCGTGAAGACCGGGATCGCGGACGCTGCCGGGAATGCCGCACGCGCTGCCGGCGATATAACGCTGGTCGCGGTCTCCAAGACCCACGATGCGGCGCGCATCCGGCCCGCGCTCGAGGCGGGTCATCGCACCTATGGCGAGAACCGGGTTCAGGAAGCCCGGGGCAAATGGCCCGCCCTCAAGGCCGCCTGTCCGGATCTCGAACTCCACCTGATCGGCCCGCTGCAAACCAACAAGGCCGAGGATGCGGTGGCGCTGTTCGACGCCATCGAAAGCGTCGACCGGCCCCGGCTGGTCCGGGCGCTGGCCAGGGCGATGGAGAAGACCGGTCGCCGTCCGGCCTGCTTCATTCAGGTCAACACGGGCGAAGAGGCGCAGAAGGCCGGTTGCCTGCCTGCCGGGGCCGATGCGCTCGTCGCGGAGGCGCGCGGGGCCGGGCTCGACGTGAGGGGCCTCATGTGCATCCCGCCGTTCGACGACGAACCGTCGCTCCATTTCGCCCTGCTCGCCGACATCGCCCGGCGCAACGGTCTCGCCGGCCTGTCGATGGGCATGTCCGGCGACTACGAAACGGCGGTCATCTTCGGTGCCACCCATGTGCGCGTCGGCACGGCGATCTTCGGCGCGAGGCCGCAGCCGCCCGCTTGA
- a CDS encoding sulfotransferase domain-containing protein: MGRIVWLASYPKSGNTWMRAFLFNVIGGTDKPADINRMTGTFSRSDSAIGWFRILRRTPPQSWTAREIAAMRPRVQEMIANGQSATIFCKTHSALIRHHGAPTVNRAVSAGAIYILRNPLDVVLSFADFMDVTVDAAIGFMATPGFMTGMGEGHVPVPLDTWSRNVESWTAGHGQGHGQSHARGLHTVRYEDMLADPRRTFRAVTRFLDLDVTAERLDTAIGNASFRQLRKQERQHGFNERSQHQDAFFRKGTAGHWRDHLTEAQIARICNDHRAQMKRFDYLPDGFQDIPRSD, encoded by the coding sequence GTGGGCAGGATCGTCTGGCTCGCGAGTTACCCCAAATCGGGCAACACCTGGATGCGTGCCTTCCTGTTCAATGTCATCGGGGGCACGGACAAACCCGCCGACATCAACCGGATGACAGGCACCTTCAGCCGGAGCGATTCCGCAATCGGCTGGTTCCGCATCCTCCGCAGGACACCGCCGCAATCCTGGACGGCCCGCGAGATCGCGGCGATGCGGCCCAGGGTGCAGGAAATGATCGCCAACGGCCAGTCGGCAACGATCTTCTGCAAGACCCACAGCGCCCTGATCCGCCACCACGGCGCACCGACCGTCAACAGGGCGGTCAGCGCGGGCGCGATCTACATCCTGCGCAACCCGCTCGATGTGGTCCTGTCGTTTGCCGACTTCATGGACGTCACGGTGGATGCGGCCATCGGCTTCATGGCAACGCCGGGCTTCATGACCGGGATGGGCGAGGGCCATGTCCCGGTGCCGCTCGACACATGGTCGCGCAATGTCGAAAGCTGGACCGCCGGTCACGGTCAGGGTCACGGTCAGAGTCACGCTCGCGGCCTCCACACCGTGCGCTACGAGGACATGCTGGCCGATCCGCGCAGGACCTTCCGCGCCGTGACGCGCTTTCTCGATCTCGATGTCACCGCCGAACGCCTCGATACCGCCATCGGCAACGCATCCTTCAGGCAGCTCAGGAAGCAGGAACGGCAACACGGCTTCAACGAACGCTCGCAGCATCAGGATGCCTTCTTCCGCAAGGGCACCGCCGGCCACTGGCGCGACCACCTGACCGAAGCCCAGATTGCCCGCATCTGCAACGACCACCGTGCCCAGATGAAACGTTTCGATTACCTTCCCGACGGCTTCCAGGACATACCCCGTTCGGATTGA